The following coding sequences lie in one Populus nigra chromosome 15, ddPopNigr1.1, whole genome shotgun sequence genomic window:
- the LOC133674586 gene encoding protein S-acyltransferase 24-like: MSSEIEIVEEDAVVQSNDRESAAVNGGNTNNGVAVVGEESLKNDVYTAAAYGDLEKLHGLVESEGCSVSVPDSLGYYALQWAALNNRSAAAQYIIEHGGDVNATDHTGQTALHWTAVRGAIQVAELLLQEGARVNAADMYGYQATHVAAQYGQTAFLYHIVSKWNADPDVPDVDGRSPLHWAAYKGFPDCIRLLLFLDSYRGRQDREGCTPLHWAAIRGNLEACTVLVQAGKKEDLMVTDNTGLTPAQLASDKNHRQVAFFLGNARRLLDKQCDGNSRLGRLSKLGLAPVLWFIILLLLVTYVHSVILASNLPKLTAGFGLLAWLAVFLVTAGLVMFYRCSRKDPGYIRMNVHDPQNMKDDEPLLKIEINNPALLTGNWSQLCATCKIVRPLRAKHCSTCDRCVEQFDHHCPWVSNCVGKKNKWEFFAFLVLEVSAMLITGGVTLTRVLTDPLAPSSLGAWINHAVSHHIGAISFLIMDFFLFFGVAVLTIVQASQISRNITTNEMANALRYSYLRGPGGRFRNPFDHGCKKNCSDFLINGYNEDVECFEDSPHSEGIGMMHMSRNSNLQNGDAHSHHMNGNGHVSINVNSESKIHHGHVHSSHCSHDHQGRSKSDTAPLGLGGLGLGRSSARAVAAA, encoded by the exons ATGTCATCGGAGATTGAGATAGTGGAGGAAGATGCggtggtccaatccaacgatcGAGAATCAGCAGCTGTCAATGGAGGCAACACTAACAATGGGGTTGCTGTTGTTGGAGAAGAGAGTTTGAAAAATGATGTTTACACAGCAGCTGCTTATGGAGATTTAGAGAAGCTTCATGGATTGGTGGAGAGTGAAGGTTGTTCTGTTTCTGTACCTGATAGCCTTGGCTATTATGCTTTACAGTGGGCTGCTTTGAATAATCGCTCTGCTGCTGCTCAGTATATTATTGAG CATGGTGGAGATGTAAATGCAACAGATCATACAGGGCAGACAGCATTGCATTGGACTGCAGTTCGGGGTGCAATTCAAGTTGCTGAGCTGTTACTGCAAGAGGGTGCGAGGGTAAATGCTGCTGATATGTATGGCTATCAG GCAACTCATGTTGCAGCTCAATATGGTCAGACGGCTTTTCTCTATCACATTGTCTCAAAATGGAATGCTGACCCTGATGTTCCTGATGTTGATGGAAGAAGCCCTTTGCACTG GGCTGCTTATAAAGGTTTTCCTGATTGTATACGCCTTCTATTATTTCTGGATTCTTATAGAGGACGCCAGGATAGAGAGG GTTGCACTCCTCTCCATTGGGCTGCTATTAGGGGTAACTTGGAGGCATGCACAGTGTTAGTACAGGCTGGCAAGAAGGAAGACTTGATGGTGACTGATAACACTGGCCTTACACCGGCACAGCTTGCTTCTGACAAGAATCATCGACAAGTTGCTTTTTTCCTT GGAAACGCTAGAAGGTTGCTTGACAAACAGTGTGATGGGAACAGTCGACTGGGACGCCTCTCAAAGTTGGGGCTGGCACCTGTGTTATGGTTCATAATATTACTTCTCCTCGTGACCTATGTTCACTCTGTCATCTTGG CTTCAAATCTGCCAAAGTTAACAGCTGGCTTTGGCCTTCTTGCCTGGTTGGCTGTTTTCCTAGTCACTGCTGGACTAGTTATGTTTTATAGGTGTAGCAG GAAGGATCCGGGTTACATTAGAATGAATGTGCACGATCCACAAAATATGAAAGATGAT GAGCCACTTTTGAAGATTGAGATAAATAATCCTGCTTTGCTCACTGGGAATTGGTCTCAGCTCTGTGCGACATGCAAG ATTGTCAGACCTCTTCGTGCAAAGCACTGTTCCACATGTGATCGATGTGTTGaacaatttgatcatcattgcCCTTGGGTATCTAATTGCGTTGGCAAG AAAAACAAATGGGAATTCTTTGCATTTCTTGTTCTGGAAGTTTCAGCAATGTTGATAACTGGTGGAGTGACTCTCACAA GAGTTTTGACTGATCCTTTGGCTCCCTCTTCTCTGGGAGCATGGATAAACCATGCTGTATCTCATCATATTGGTGCTATATCATTTCTGATTATggatttcttcctcttctttggcGTGGCAGTATTAACCATTGTACAAGCCTCTCAG ATATCTCGTAATATAACTACCAATGAAATGGCAAATGCACTGCGTTATAGCTATCTCAGAGGCCCAGGGGGTCGCTTCAGAAACCCATTTGATCATGGTTGTAAAAAGAATTGTTCAGATTTCTTGATCAATGGTTACAATGAAGATGTGGAGTGTTTTGAAGATTCTCCACATTCTGAGGGGATTGGAATGATGCACATGTCAAGGAATTCAAACCTGCAAAATGGGGATGCTCATTCTCATCACATGAATGGCAATGGCCATGTTTCCATCAATGTGAATTCGGAAAGTAAAATCCATCATGGTCATGTTCATTCTTCCCACTGCAGCCACGATCACCAAGGGAGGTCTAAATCGGACACAGCACCCTTGGGTTTGGGTGGTCTTGGTCTTGGAAGAAGCAGTGCCCGAGCTGTTGCAGCTGCATGA